Proteins from a single region of Punica granatum isolate Tunisia-2019 chromosome 8, ASM765513v2, whole genome shotgun sequence:
- the LOC116189094 gene encoding patatin-like protein 6, with amino-acid sequence MAFQGLLEMHDEPSIDADKLSYEIFSILETKFLFGYDDSKQWIPTQVPVPPPTAVEPKPDDLLLGSQTESSSPLSVSEGEERPKIRILSIDGGGCSILRGVLPCRALAHLERVIREKSNDPNATIADYFDVVIGTGMGGIVALMLFATRDGARAVFEAEETWRLLAEQGRWIFNAGGGGFLRRLFNRPESGSGLEKFLKETFGGGDRALTLRDTLKPVLIPCYDLSTAAPFLFSRADAVESDGYNFCLWDVCRATSAVPGLLEPVSIRSVDGKSQCVGLDGGLVMSNPTAAAITHVLHNRKEFPDVRGVEDLLVLSLGTGQVTEVGGGGLQYENVKGWKAKDWLRPVVGITADGSADFVDQAVGTAFGQWRSENYVRIQANGSIIEADSSHHNAKKLTQMAEQMLKQKNVESVLFGGKNISELTNLEKLDLFAAGLVLEHDRRRSRKTSATSLCS; translated from the exons ATGGCCTTTCAAGGGCTGTTGGAGATGCACGACGAGCCGAGCATCGATGCCGACAAGCTCAGCTATGAAATCTTCTCCATCCTCGAGACCAAGTTCCTGTTCGGCTACGACGACTCCAAGCAATGGATTCCCACACAAGTTCCGGTGCCGCCACCGACTGCGGTCGAACCGAAGCCCGATGACTTATTGCTCGGTAGCCAGACCGAATCCTCCAGTCCCCTCTCTGTGTCTGAAGGTGAAGAGCGACCGAAAATACGCATCCTCAGTATCGACGGAGGCGGCTGCAGCATCTTACGAGGGGTTCTGCCCTGCAGGGCCCTGGCTCATCTGGAGCGCGTCATCAGGGAGAAATCAAACGACCCGAACGCGACGATAGCGGACTACTTTGACGTCGTCATTGGGACGGGGATGGGTGGTATTGTTGCGTTGATGCTGTTCGCCACTAGGGACGGAGCTCGGGCCGTTTTCGAGGCGGAGGAAACCTGGCGGCTCCTCGCGGAACAGGGGAGATGGATATTCAACGCCGGTGGCGGCGGTTTCCTAAGGCGGCTGTTCAACCGACCAGAGAGCGGCAGCGGTTTGGAGAAGTTCTTGAAGGAGACGTTTGGCGGCGGAGACAGGGCGTTGACTTTGAGGGACACCCTGAAACCGGTTCTCATCCCATGCTATGACTTGTCAACGGCAGCGCCGTTTCTGTTCTCGAGGGCTGACGCGGTGGAGTCCGACGGCTATAACTTTTGTCTCTGGGATGTCTGCCGGGCTACATCAGCCGTGCCAGGCCTGCTCGAACCGGTTTCAATTCGGTCGGTCGATGGCAAGAGCCAGTGCGTGGGGTTGGACGGCGGGTTGGTGATGAGCAACCCAACGGCGGCGGCAATCACGCACGTGCTGCACAACAGGAAGGAGTTCCCGGACGTGCGGGGAGTGGAGGATCTCCTGGTCCTGTCCCTTGGGACGGGTCAGGTTACTGAAGTGGGCGGCGGTGGGCTCCAGTATGAGAATGTCAAGGGCTGGAAGGCCAAGGACTGGTTACGGCCCGTGGTCGGTATTACCGCAGATGGGTCTGCGGATTTTGTAGACCAGGCTGTGGGCACGGCATTCGGCCAGTGGAGGTCGGAAAATTACGTCCGCATTCAG GCCAATGGGTCCATCATAGAGGCCGATTCAAGTCATCACAATGCGAAAAAGCTGACCCAGATGGCTGAACAGATGTTGAAACAGAAGAACGTCGAATCGGTGCTCTTCGGTGGGAAGAACATCTCAGAACTGACCAATTTGGAGAAGCTCGACTTGTTCGCTGCAGGGCTCGTGCTTGAGCACGACAGGAGGAGGAGCCGCAAGACTTCTGCTACTTCCCTTTGCTCCTAA
- the LOC116189633 gene encoding V-type proton ATPase subunit G 1-like isoform X2: MEANRGQNGIQLLLAAEQEAQRIVATARDAKMARLRQAKEEAEKEIAEFRAQMETEFQRKLAESSGDSGANVKRLEQETEAKIVHLKTEAARISHDVVQMLLKHATTVKN; encoded by the exons ATGGAAGCCAACAGGGGACAGAATGGAATTCAATTGCTTCTTGCTGCGGAACAAGAAGCCCAGCGCATTGTTGCTACTGCCAGGGATG CTAAAATGGCTCGATTGAGGCAGGCCAAAGAAGAGGCCGAGAAGGAGATCGCAGAGTTCCGTGCCCAAATGGAGACAGAGTTCCAGAGAAAATTAGCAGAG AGCAGTGGAGATTCGGGTGCTAATGTGAAGCGGCTCGAGCAAGAAACTGAAGCGAAGATTGTTCACTTGAAGACAGAGGCTGCAAGGATATCCCATGATGTCGTGCAAATGCTCTTGAAGCACGCGACAACCGTGAAAAACTAG
- the LOC116189633 gene encoding V-type proton ATPase subunit G 1-like isoform X1 has product MINLMLASMEANRGQNGIQLLLAAEQEAQRIVATARDAKMARLRQAKEEAEKEIAEFRAQMETEFQRKLAESSGDSGANVKRLEQETEAKIVHLKTEAARISHDVVQMLLKHATTVKN; this is encoded by the exons ATGATCAATCTAATGCTTG CAAGCATGGAAGCCAACAGGGGACAGAATGGAATTCAATTGCTTCTTGCTGCGGAACAAGAAGCCCAGCGCATTGTTGCTACTGCCAGGGATG CTAAAATGGCTCGATTGAGGCAGGCCAAAGAAGAGGCCGAGAAGGAGATCGCAGAGTTCCGTGCCCAAATGGAGACAGAGTTCCAGAGAAAATTAGCAGAG AGCAGTGGAGATTCGGGTGCTAATGTGAAGCGGCTCGAGCAAGAAACTGAAGCGAAGATTGTTCACTTGAAGACAGAGGCTGCAAGGATATCCCATGATGTCGTGCAAATGCTCTTGAAGCACGCGACAACCGTGAAAAACTAG